In Helianthus annuus cultivar XRQ/B unplaced genomic scaffold, HanXRQr2.0-SUNRISE HanXRQChr00c039, whole genome shotgun sequence, a genomic segment contains:
- the LOC118489719 gene encoding uncharacterized protein LOC118489719 yields the protein MGRKLDALLGRKFKTSKFKATVNLAVSRVTVLKNQRQARLAVARSDIIQLLNLDHHENALLRVDQVIKEQNMLDVLVMVDGYCHVVLQMVNLIEKEKDCPDELKEAVSSLLYAAPRCGEFPELQEVREILTSRYGKEFARGAIELRSNCGVNTRMIQKLSPRQSSLETRMKVLQEIAVENGIVLKFEDSSPVVKEVEEESTQSVLDDEVVEALSFSESTKGKKKYRDVEDAAQAAFESAAYAAAAARAAVELSRSRSFGSDNPDSPNSRPRKVLGSNNEKSKLWMKNEKTLESESEPEQEGEIKTPKNDSNPLVKSMVFDESDNEIENEQRDYSSTKQVEFKSGNTESGFGDELKIQQLDLTKRPISVRTRRVYGR from the exons ATGGGAAGAAAGCTCGATGCTCTTCTTGGCCGGAAATTCAAAACCTCCAAGTTCAAAGCCACGGTTAACCTCGCGGTTTCACGCGTAACCGTTTTAAAAAACCAGCGCCAGGCTCGGCTCGCGGTGGCCCGCTCTGATATCATCCAGCTTCTTAACCTCGACCACCACGAAAACGCTCTTCTTCGG GTTGACCAAGTGATTAAGGAGCAGAACATGTTGGATGTGTTGGTAATGGTTGATGGTTATTGTCATGTAGTTTTGCAGATGGTTAATCTTATAGAAAAAGAAAA GGATTGTCCGGATGAACTGAAAGAAGCAGTATCAAGCTTGCTGTATGCAGCTCCGAGATGTGGAGAGTTCCCGGAGCTTCAAGAGGTTCGCGAAATCCTCACGTCGCGTTACGGGAAGGAATTTGCTCGTGGCGCGATTGAGTTACGAAGTAACTGTGGTGTTAATACAAGG ATGATACAAAAACTGTCACCACGACAGTCGAGCTTGGAGACCAGAATGAAGGTCTTGCAAGAGATCGCCGTTGAGAATGGCATCGTTCTTAAATTCGAAGATTCGTCTCCGGTGGTTAAAGAG GTGGAGGAAGAATCTACACAAAGTGTTTTGGACGATGAAGTTGTTGAAGCGTTGAGTTTTTCTGAGTCTACAAAGGGAAAGAAGAAATATAGGGACGTAGAAGACGCTGCACAAGCCGCGTTTGAATCCGCGGCCTATGCAGCGGCCGCCGCCAGGGCGGCCGTGGAGCTTTCTAGATCACGATCATTCGGTTCAGATAACCCCGACAGCCCAAACTCGCGGCCAAGAAAAGTACTCGGTTCAAACAATGAAAAATCAAAACTCTGGATGAAAAATGAGAAAACACTCGAGTCTGAATCAGAACCCGAACAAGAGGGTGAAATAAAAACACCGAAGAATGATTCGAATCCATTGGTGAAGAGTATGGTTTTTGATGAAAGTGACAATGAGATTGAGAACGAACAAAGAGATTATTCGTCAACAAAACAAGTAGAGTTTAAATCTGGAAACACCGAATCAGGATTTGGGGACGAGTTGAAGATACAACAACTAGATTTGACGAAGAGGCCGATATCTGTGAGGACTAGACGAGTGTATGGACGATGA